Proteins from one Gossypium raimondii isolate GPD5lz chromosome 8, ASM2569854v1, whole genome shotgun sequence genomic window:
- the LOC105791887 gene encoding uncharacterized protein LOC105791887 isoform X2, protein MFSDKIRRKEYDMKLRIRIQEERLDGLEGNNGAVGETFWTACSRCRLLHKFEKMYLGHNLVCPSCKKSFLAVEVDGEDDGHGESTGEEDVLASKPGERLKRKMDGPKGVGLEGGKGTGETTRSVGSRRQASGENLKEEESGDVGKGVDGGEWGVGRLRSRGSRRMSTVGKILARSVGGKVGDDEMEESSKSKRVKVAEETMTLAEMQLEMKQKANQGREKLNKKEKVKDAGEKEKESERDEPKQSSLSKNEKPKASEKSKGFEIENQGPSQASVNLGIMTRSTKKRSVDFETKTQENGKKNQNSELTKQGTSRKRVNSDIEKRRSSKSRDMEIVAVEDLDFYDFYKDRSERNFKKGQVWAIYDDDGMPRRYGLIEEVFSVNPFEVKMSWLDSQNNGDDKLISWEEMGFHVSCGRFKVARKSSINSLNIFSHMVECERAAKEFYRIYPRKGSVWVLYNEAKLGAAGRNRSARDKHCYDIVVLLTTYSEVHGLSMAYLEKVDGFKTVFKRQEIGCQAIRWLEKDDIRLFSHQIPARKLSGDDVPDLLKDCWELDPASVPPDLAIGC, encoded by the coding sequence ATGTTTTCTGATAAGATTAGGAGGAAAGAATATGATATGAAGCTTAGGATTAGGATTCAGGAGGAAAGGCTTGATGGATTGGAAGGGAATAATGGTGCTGTTGGTGAGACATTTTGGACTGCCTGTTCGCGCTGTAGGTTGTTGCATAAGTTTGAAAAGATGTATTTGGGGCATAATTTGGTCTGCCCAAGTTGTAAGAAGAGCTTTTTGGCTGTGGAGGTTGATGGAGAAGATGATGGTCATGGTGAAAGTACGGGAGAGGAGGATGTCTTGGCTTCTAAACCAGGTGAGAGGTTGAAGAGGAAGATGGATGGTCCCAAAGGTGTTGGGTTGGAGGGGGGAAAGGGTACTGGTGAGACAACTAGAAGTGTAGGCTCAAGGAGGCAAGCTAGTGGTGAGAATTTGAAGGAGGAAGAGAGTGGTGATGTGGGGAAGGGAGTGGATGGTGGTGAGTGGGGTGTGGGGAGGTTGAGGAGCAGAGGCTCAAGGAGGATGAGTACTGTTGGGAAGATATTGGCAAGGTCTGTAGGTGGGAAGGTGGGAGATGATGAGATGGAGGAGAGCTCAAAGTCAAAGAGGGTAAAAGTTGCAGAGGAGACAATGACACTTGCGGAAATGCAGTTGGAAATGAAGCAAAAGGCTAATCAAGGACGGGAAAagttgaataaaaaagaaaaggtgaaagaTGCAGGTGAAAAGGAGAAGGAAAGTGAGAGAGATGAACCTAAACAAAGTAGTCTTTCAAAGAATGAGAAACCGAAGGCATCAGAGAAGAGTAAGGGTTTTGAGATTGAGAATCAGGGACCTTCACAGGCAAGTGTAAATTTGGGGATTATGACACGTTCAACTAAGAAAAGAAGTGTAGATTTTGAAACTAAGACTCAAGAGAATGGGAAGAAGAATCAAAATTCAGAGCTCACCAAGCAAGGGACTTCTAGGAAGAGAGTGAATTCAGACATTGAGAAGCGCCGTAGTTCCAAGAGTAGGGACATGGAAATTGTGGCTGTGGAGGATTTGGAtttctatgatttttataaagatAGATCTGAGAGGAATTTTAAGAAAGGGCAAGTGTGGGCTatatatgatgatgatggaaTGCCTAGGCGTTATGGTTTGATTGAGGAAGTGTTTTCGGTAAATCCGTTTGAAGTGAAGATGAGTTGGTTGGACTCTCAGAATAATGGGGATGACAAGTTAATTAGTTGGGAGGAAATGGGATTTCATGTATCCTGTGGGAGATTTAAGGTCGCCAGGAAGAGTTCAATTAACTCTCTGAATATCTTTTCGCACATGGTAGAATGTGAAAGGGcggcaaaggaattttataggATTTATCCGAGGAAGGGCTCAGTTTGGGTTCTTTATAATGAAGCTAAATTAGGTGCAGCAGGAAGAAATCGTTCAGCTAGAGATAAACACTGCTATGACATAGTTGTGCTTTTAACAACTTATAGTGAAGTTCATGGATTGAGCATGGCATATCTTGAGAAAGTTGATGGATTCAAGACGGTATTTAAGAGACAGGAGATTGGATGTCAGGCTATTAGATGGCTTGAAAAAGATGACATTAGGTTGTTTTCACATCAGATTCCTGCACGGAAGCTTTCTGGTGATGATGTCCCTGATCTTTTGAAAGACTGCTGGGAACTTGATCCTGCTTCAGTCCCTCCTGATCTTGCTATTGGCTGCTAA
- the LOC105791889 gene encoding uncharacterized protein LOC105791889, translating to MEGMEQWKDQLEQLKIQLEPWKIQLEQWLHQAIEYLDQIPPIQLYAAIAVLFISTLLLFSIRLFKRTKSNTIVLTGLSGSGKTVLFYVLRDGSSHQGTVTSMEPNEGTFVLNSESNKKGKIKSIHLVDVPGHSRLRPKLDEFLPQAAGIVFVVDAVEFLPSCPSVSEYLYDILTKASVVKKKIPVLICCNKSDKVTAHTKEFIRKQIEKEIEKLRASRSAISAADISNDVTLGVSGEVFSFTQCRNAVTVADASGLKGEVAQVEQFIREHVKP from the exons ATGGAAGGGATGGAGCAGTGGAAGGATCAATTAGAGCAGTTGAAGATTCAATTGGAGCCATGGAAGATTCAACTGGAGCAGTGGTTGCATCAAGCAATTGAATATTTGGATCAAATACCCCCAATTCAACTCTATGCTGCTATTGCTGTCTTGTTCATATCTACCCTCTTGCTTTTCTCCA TCCGCTTGTTCAAGCGCACTAAATCAAATACCATAGTACTCACAGGCCTTAGTGGGAGCGGTAAAACAGTTCTTTTCTATGTG CTTCGTGATGGTTCCTCACATCAGGGTACTGTTACATCCATGGAACCAAATGAGGGCACTTTCGTGCTAAACTCTGAAAGTAATAAG aagggaaaaatcaAGTCGATTCATCTTGTTGATGTTCCTGGTCATTCTCGTCTTCGGCCCAAACTGGACGAATTCTTGCCTCAAGCAGCTGGCATTGTGTTTGTTGTGGATGCTGTGGAGTTCTTACCAAGTTGCCCTTCAGTTTCAGA ATATCTGTATGATATTCTGACCAAGGCCAGTGTGGTTAAGAAGAAAATTCCAGTTCTTATCTGTTGCAATAAATCCGATAAAGTGACTGCACATACCAAGGAGTTCATCAGAAAGcaaatagaaaaggaaat TGAGAAACTGCGGGCATCAAGAAGTGCAATATCAGCAGCTGATATTTCAAATGACGTCACTCTCGGAGTATCGGGAGAAGTATTTTCATTCACTCAGTGTAGAAATGCGGTTACCGTTGCAGATGCTTCAGGTTTGAAGGGGGAAGTAGCACAGGTAGAACAGTTTATCAGGGAACATGTAAAGCCCTAA
- the LOC105791887 gene encoding uncharacterized protein LOC105791887 isoform X1 — MTTHSDAEQEAQRLKALAETKYKNSNLQSALKHAKKAHRLCPNLEGISSMLTAFKILRAASKPKHAPDWYKILQVEPFSHFNSIKKQYRKLALILHPDKNPFLGCEEAFKLVGEGFRMFSDKIRRKEYDMKLRIRIQEERLDGLEGNNGAVGETFWTACSRCRLLHKFEKMYLGHNLVCPSCKKSFLAVEVDGEDDGHGESTGEEDVLASKPGERLKRKMDGPKGVGLEGGKGTGETTRSVGSRRQASGENLKEEESGDVGKGVDGGEWGVGRLRSRGSRRMSTVGKILARSVGGKVGDDEMEESSKSKRVKVAEETMTLAEMQLEMKQKANQGREKLNKKEKVKDAGEKEKESERDEPKQSSLSKNEKPKASEKSKGFEIENQGPSQASVNLGIMTRSTKKRSVDFETKTQENGKKNQNSELTKQGTSRKRVNSDIEKRRSSKSRDMEIVAVEDLDFYDFYKDRSERNFKKGQVWAIYDDDGMPRRYGLIEEVFSVNPFEVKMSWLDSQNNGDDKLISWEEMGFHVSCGRFKVARKSSINSLNIFSHMVECERAAKEFYRIYPRKGSVWVLYNEAKLGAAGRNRSARDKHCYDIVVLLTTYSEVHGLSMAYLEKVDGFKTVFKRQEIGCQAIRWLEKDDIRLFSHQIPARKLSGDDVPDLLKDCWELDPASVPPDLAIGC; from the coding sequence ATGACGACCCACTCAGATGCAGAGCAAGAAGCACAACGCTTGAAAGCACTAGCTGAAACCAAATACAAGAATTCAAACCTCCAATCCGCTCTCAAACATGCCAAGAAAGCCCACCGTCTTTGTCCCAACCTCGAAGGCATCTCCTCCATGCTCACTGCCTTTAAGATTCTCCGGGCGGCTTCCAAACCCAAACATGCTCCCGATTGGTATAAAATTCTCCAGGTAGAACCCTTTTCCCACTTTAACTCCATCAAGAAACAGTATAGAAAACTAGCTTTGATTTTGCATCCTGACAAGAACCCTTTTTTAGGATGTGAAGAAGCGTTTAAGCTAGTTGGTGAAGGGTTTAGGATGTTTTCTGATAAGATTAGGAGGAAAGAATATGATATGAAGCTTAGGATTAGGATTCAGGAGGAAAGGCTTGATGGATTGGAAGGGAATAATGGTGCTGTTGGTGAGACATTTTGGACTGCCTGTTCGCGCTGTAGGTTGTTGCATAAGTTTGAAAAGATGTATTTGGGGCATAATTTGGTCTGCCCAAGTTGTAAGAAGAGCTTTTTGGCTGTGGAGGTTGATGGAGAAGATGATGGTCATGGTGAAAGTACGGGAGAGGAGGATGTCTTGGCTTCTAAACCAGGTGAGAGGTTGAAGAGGAAGATGGATGGTCCCAAAGGTGTTGGGTTGGAGGGGGGAAAGGGTACTGGTGAGACAACTAGAAGTGTAGGCTCAAGGAGGCAAGCTAGTGGTGAGAATTTGAAGGAGGAAGAGAGTGGTGATGTGGGGAAGGGAGTGGATGGTGGTGAGTGGGGTGTGGGGAGGTTGAGGAGCAGAGGCTCAAGGAGGATGAGTACTGTTGGGAAGATATTGGCAAGGTCTGTAGGTGGGAAGGTGGGAGATGATGAGATGGAGGAGAGCTCAAAGTCAAAGAGGGTAAAAGTTGCAGAGGAGACAATGACACTTGCGGAAATGCAGTTGGAAATGAAGCAAAAGGCTAATCAAGGACGGGAAAagttgaataaaaaagaaaaggtgaaagaTGCAGGTGAAAAGGAGAAGGAAAGTGAGAGAGATGAACCTAAACAAAGTAGTCTTTCAAAGAATGAGAAACCGAAGGCATCAGAGAAGAGTAAGGGTTTTGAGATTGAGAATCAGGGACCTTCACAGGCAAGTGTAAATTTGGGGATTATGACACGTTCAACTAAGAAAAGAAGTGTAGATTTTGAAACTAAGACTCAAGAGAATGGGAAGAAGAATCAAAATTCAGAGCTCACCAAGCAAGGGACTTCTAGGAAGAGAGTGAATTCAGACATTGAGAAGCGCCGTAGTTCCAAGAGTAGGGACATGGAAATTGTGGCTGTGGAGGATTTGGAtttctatgatttttataaagatAGATCTGAGAGGAATTTTAAGAAAGGGCAAGTGTGGGCTatatatgatgatgatggaaTGCCTAGGCGTTATGGTTTGATTGAGGAAGTGTTTTCGGTAAATCCGTTTGAAGTGAAGATGAGTTGGTTGGACTCTCAGAATAATGGGGATGACAAGTTAATTAGTTGGGAGGAAATGGGATTTCATGTATCCTGTGGGAGATTTAAGGTCGCCAGGAAGAGTTCAATTAACTCTCTGAATATCTTTTCGCACATGGTAGAATGTGAAAGGGcggcaaaggaattttataggATTTATCCGAGGAAGGGCTCAGTTTGGGTTCTTTATAATGAAGCTAAATTAGGTGCAGCAGGAAGAAATCGTTCAGCTAGAGATAAACACTGCTATGACATAGTTGTGCTTTTAACAACTTATAGTGAAGTTCATGGATTGAGCATGGCATATCTTGAGAAAGTTGATGGATTCAAGACGGTATTTAAGAGACAGGAGATTGGATGTCAGGCTATTAGATGGCTTGAAAAAGATGACATTAGGTTGTTTTCACATCAGATTCCTGCACGGAAGCTTTCTGGTGATGATGTCCCTGATCTTTTGAAAGACTGCTGGGAACTTGATCCTGCTTCAGTCCCTCCTGATCTTGCTATTGGCTGCTAA